In Fusobacterium sp. JB019, the sequence TTGAACATGATCTTTATAGGGATTTCACATATGTAGATGATATAGTGGAAGGAATAGAAAAATTAATAGATAAAGGTCCCAATATTAAAGAACTTCATAGAGTATTTAATATAGGAAATAATAATCCAGAGAAACTAATGACATTTATATTAACTTTAGAAAAATGCTTAAGTAAGTCTTTAAATAAAAATATAGAATTTAAGAAAATATATGAACCAATAAAATTAGGAGACGTCCCAAAAACCTATGCATCAACAGATAAATTACAAAACGAAATAGGATTTAAACCAAAAACAAGCATAGAAGAAGGACTACAAAAATTTACAGATTGGTATGTGAGGTATTATTAAGTTAGGAGAGAATAAAAAGTGAAAATACTGATGTTAGATGTCTATGGTAGAAGTGTGAAAAGAAAAAAAAGATATGGCGCTCAAAAAAGTATGGATGAATTAATTAAAACTTTAAGTGTTGAAAATAATTGTGTACAAATTTATTTGGAGGATGAAATATCGAAAATAAAATTTAAACAAAATAGAATATTATTTCCTATTTCAAAAAAGATAAATGTTTTTGGAGGAAAAATATTAAGGTATAATTTTTTTCAAAAAATTAAGTTAGCATTATCAATATTGTTTTTTCAAATAAGATTATACTTTTTATTAAAAATAGAGAAACCAGATGTTTTTTATTGTAATGATATAAGAAGTTTTTTTATGGTTTTTTTAGCAACAAAATTATTAAAAATAAAAACTATAACATATATAAGAGTTGACATAAAAAATAATTTTGTAAGTAGAAATTGCTTAAGAAACTGTGATAAGATTATAACTATCTCTAATGGATTATTAAACGATTTAGATCAAAATTTTGTAAAAAAATATAAAAATAAAATAAAATTAATTTATACAGGCTTTGATTTTGATACATATGACTAT encodes:
- a CDS encoding glycosyltransferase, coding for MKILMLDVYGRSVKRKKRYGAQKSMDELIKTLSVENNCVQIYLEDEISKIKFKQNRILFPISKKINVFGGKILRYNFFQKIKLALSILFFQIRLYFLLKIEKPDVFYCNDIRSFFMVFLATKLLKIKTITYIRVDIKNNFVSRNCLRNCDKIITISNGLLNDLDQNFVKKYKNKIKLIYTGFDFDTYDYSSKLDNLSKDKVRIGYVASINPRKGLDFLTDILENNQKIKDKYQLVIAGGVIPNYEEYWEKIENKLKSNNIDYVFLGFQKNIDKIYNSIDFLVLPSLSEGLPRSIIEGMSHSIPVIANNVGGTNQILESGINGFLIEVGDKVNWEEKIETLIFDKGLRISMGKKSREIVIEKFSITKYKKRVQEEF